The Clostridia bacterium sequence AAGGGGGCTCCCCATCGCCAACATGAAGCCGCGGCTACGGATGATCACCCTTTACTATTTTGCCAATAGCAAAAACTACCTGGTGGTAGGGACCGGCAATAAGAGCGAGCTGGTGATGGGTTACTTTACTAAATACGGCGACGGCGGCGTGGATATCCTGCCCCTGGGAGATTTGGTCAAGACCCAAGTACGGGAGCTGGCACGTTATCTTAACATCCCCGAGCCCATCATTGTCAAGCCACCCTCGGCAGGCCTATGGCCAGCCCAAACCGACGAAGGTGAGATGGGGATAACCTACGCCGAGCTGGACGCGGTGATCCTCGGGCAAGCGCCGAGTCCGGATCTAGCTCAAGAAGTGGCGCGCCGAAAGGAGCTCAGCCAGCACAAGCGTAGCCTTCCCGCCATCCCCAGTTTGGCTGAGCTGGAAGGATAGGGAATCAGAAGCCCCGAGGCAGGGGCGC is a genomic window containing:
- the nadE gene encoding NAD(+) synthase, producing FPHACLGVIMPCYSDPRDREDAHLVANALSLPVREVDLNPVFALLYRQLTGEEYSGQRGLPIANMKPRLRMITLYYFANSKNYLVVGTGNKSELVMGYFTKYGDGGVDILPLGDLVKTQVRELARYLNIPEPIIVKPPSAGLWPAQTDEGEMGITYAELDAVILGQAPSPDLAQEVARRKELSQHKRSLPAIPSLAELEG